One Vibrio campbellii CAIM 519 = NBRC 15631 = ATCC 25920 genomic window carries:
- a CDS encoding dicarboxylate/amino acid:cation symporter, whose product MDKSLSSKIFIGLFAGLVLGTAIQYLFSGIAIFDTYILGTAEGAGGMFVSLIKLLVVPLVYVSIVCGIVELKDIRSFGRLGGKTFTLYILNTVVAIIAALTVAMIVQPGAGANLAGTISDSVALKSTETPDIFSMVVNIVPSNPVQAFANGDMLQIIFMAILTGLAIQALDSKGGPAVRTFKMANEIMMKLIGLVMSLAPYGVFALMIQLGATLDAGTLASVAGYVALVVSMLVLWIFVVYPLAVQMFTGISAREFSRKTREQVLFSLSTASSNATIPVTMRTLTDKIGVSKSVAGFGVPLGATMNMAGASIYIAIAAVFCANAFGQPIAVSDLVTLGFTVLLLSIGAGGVPGGGVVMVGVILHQLGLPPEGLAIVAAVDRINDMFCTSSNVVGDTAVNTIVAKSEGEIGKEEIVDAEPAQASA is encoded by the coding sequence ATGGATAAATCGCTTTCTAGTAAGATTTTTATTGGTTTGTTCGCCGGCCTTGTGCTGGGTACAGCTATTCAGTACTTATTTAGCGGTATTGCGATTTTTGATACCTATATCCTAGGTACGGCAGAAGGGGCAGGCGGCATGTTCGTTTCGCTGATTAAACTTCTGGTTGTTCCTTTGGTTTATGTATCAATTGTATGTGGCATTGTTGAGCTTAAAGACATTCGTTCTTTTGGTCGCTTAGGTGGTAAAACCTTTACTCTTTACATTTTGAATACCGTCGTTGCGATTATTGCTGCTCTTACTGTTGCTATGATTGTTCAGCCTGGTGCTGGCGCAAACCTAGCGGGTACGATTTCTGACTCTGTGGCACTTAAGTCAACAGAAACGCCGGATATCTTCTCTATGGTTGTGAACATCGTTCCGAGCAACCCGGTACAGGCGTTTGCAAATGGCGACATGCTACAGATCATCTTTATGGCAATTCTGACAGGTCTTGCTATCCAAGCGCTTGATTCAAAAGGCGGCCCTGCGGTTCGTACTTTTAAGATGGCGAACGAAATCATGATGAAGCTGATTGGCCTTGTTATGAGCCTTGCGCCATACGGTGTATTCGCTCTGATGATTCAACTTGGCGCAACACTGGATGCAGGCACGCTTGCATCGGTAGCAGGTTATGTTGCTCTTGTGGTTTCAATGCTGGTGCTTTGGATCTTCGTTGTATACCCACTAGCGGTTCAAATGTTTACAGGTATCTCTGCACGTGAGTTCTCTCGTAAGACGCGTGAGCAAGTGCTGTTCTCTCTATCTACAGCAAGTTCAAATGCGACGATTCCTGTAACGATGCGCACTCTTACTGACAAGATCGGTGTGTCTAAGTCGGTAGCTGGTTTTGGTGTACCACTGGGCGCTACGATGAACATGGCAGGTGCTTCAATCTACATCGCAATCGCAGCGGTATTCTGTGCGAACGCATTTGGTCAGCCTATCGCGGTATCTGACCTAGTGACTCTAGGCTTCACGGTTCTGCTACTGTCTATCGGTGCTGGCGGTGTTCCTGGCGGTGGTGTAGTAATGGTTGGTGTTATCCTTCACCAATTGGGTCTACCACCAGAAGGTCTAGCAATCGTTGCTGCGGTTGACCGTATTAACGACATGTTCTGTACATCATCTAACGTAGTCGGCGACACTGCAGTAAACACGATTGTTGCTAAGTCTGAAGGCGAGATTGGTAAAGAAGAAATCGTGGATGCTGAGCCAGCACAAGCAAGTGCATAA
- the nadK gene encoding NAD(+) kinase has product MKNPCNVIAIIGKPRDQQAIQTHRELYEWLTSEGYQVFIDDRLAAILDEIPQSQFASLVELGKNADLAIVVGGDGNMLGAARILSRFDVAVIGVNRGNLGFLTDLNPDDFKEALKAVLKGEYIEEERFLLEAEIHRHGQIKSHNAALNEAVLHPGQVAHMIEFEVYIDDSFAFSLRADGLIVSTPTGSTAYSLSGGGPILSPSLNAISLVPMFPHTLSSRPLVVDGKRRIKLIVSPENRGTQEVSCDGQVSLPVSPGDEIHIYQSPNVLKLIHPKDYSYYHVLRNKLGWSSKLF; this is encoded by the coding sequence ATGAAAAACCCATGTAACGTGATCGCGATTATCGGAAAACCACGAGATCAGCAGGCAATACAAACTCATAGAGAGTTGTACGAATGGCTGACATCCGAGGGTTACCAAGTGTTTATCGATGATCGCCTTGCTGCAATTTTAGACGAAATCCCGCAAAGCCAATTTGCTAGCCTCGTTGAACTGGGTAAAAACGCGGATCTCGCTATCGTTGTTGGCGGTGATGGCAACATGTTGGGCGCTGCGCGTATTTTGTCGCGCTTTGACGTGGCCGTCATCGGTGTAAACCGTGGTAACTTAGGCTTCTTAACGGACTTAAATCCAGATGACTTCAAAGAAGCATTAAAGGCTGTACTGAAAGGCGAGTACATTGAAGAAGAGCGCTTTTTGTTAGAAGCAGAGATTCATCGCCACGGACAAATCAAAAGCCACAACGCGGCCTTGAACGAAGCAGTGCTTCACCCAGGGCAAGTGGCGCACATGATTGAATTTGAAGTCTACATCGATGACAGCTTTGCGTTTTCCCTACGTGCTGACGGCTTGATCGTATCGACCCCAACAGGTTCGACTGCCTACTCGCTTTCTGGTGGTGGTCCAATTCTGTCGCCAAGCTTAAACGCGATATCTTTGGTGCCAATGTTTCCACATACCCTTTCAAGCCGACCACTAGTAGTAGATGGTAAGCGCCGTATTAAGCTGATCGTGTCACCAGAAAACCGCGGAACACAAGAAGTGAGCTGTGACGGGCAAGTCTCCCTACCAGTGTCTCCGGGTGATGAAATACATATCTATCAAAGCCCAAACGTGCTCAAGCTAATTCATCCAAAAGACTACAGCTACTACCACGTACTAAGAAACAAACTTGGTTGGTCAAGCAAACTGTTTTAA
- the grpE gene encoding nucleotide exchange factor GrpE: MSNEENKVTEEELDQIIEEAEKVEAAAQEAEAELEDIGDEKDAKIAQLEAALLSSETKVKDQQDAVLRAKAEVENMRRRTEQEIDKARKYALNKFAEELLPVIDNLERAIQAADAEHEVVKPILEGVELTHKTFVDAVSKFGLKEINPEGEAFNPEFHQAMSIQESPDHDSNTVMFVMQKGYELNGRVVRPAMVMVAK; encoded by the coding sequence ATGAGCAACGAAGAAAACAAAGTTACAGAAGAAGAGCTTGATCAAATCATCGAAGAAGCGGAGAAAGTAGAAGCAGCAGCACAAGAAGCTGAAGCAGAACTTGAAGACATTGGTGATGAGAAAGACGCTAAGATTGCTCAACTAGAAGCAGCACTACTGTCTAGCGAAACCAAAGTGAAAGACCAGCAAGATGCGGTTCTTCGCGCTAAAGCTGAAGTAGAAAACATGCGTCGTCGTACTGAGCAAGAAATCGATAAAGCTCGTAAGTACGCTCTGAACAAATTCGCTGAAGAACTACTTCCAGTTATCGATAACCTTGAGCGTGCAATCCAAGCTGCAGATGCAGAGCACGAAGTGGTTAAGCCAATTCTTGAAGGTGTTGAGCTAACGCATAAGACATTTGTAGACGCAGTATCGAAATTTGGTTTGAAAGAGATCAACCCAGAAGGTGAAGCATTCAACCCTGAATTCCACCAAGCGATGTCTATTCAAGAGAGCCCAGATCACGACTCGAACACAGTGATGTTTGTGATGCAAAAAGGCTACGAGCTAAACGGCCGTGTTGTACGTCCTGCAATGGTTATGGTTGCTAAGTAA